From one Oncorhynchus clarkii lewisi isolate Uvic-CL-2024 chromosome 6, UVic_Ocla_1.0, whole genome shotgun sequence genomic stretch:
- the LOC139411550 gene encoding serum amyloid A-5 protein-like: MKLLLAGLVLTLVVGAQAQWYRFPGEAARGAKDMWRAYGDMKDANWKNSDKYFHARGNYDAARRGPGGRWAATVISNGREMVQGSSGRGHEDSAADQEANRWGRNGGDPNRFRPQGLPNNY, from the exons ATGAAGCTGCTTCTAGCTGGACTTGTTCTGACCCTCGTTGTAGGAGCTCAAGCTCAGTGGTACCGCTTCCCTGGTGAAGCTGCTCGAG GTGCTAAAGACATGTGGCGTGCATATGGCGACATGAAGGACGCCAACTGGAAAAACTCAGACAAGTACTTTCACGCTCGGGGCAACTATGATGCTGCCAGGAGAGGACCAGGGGGCAGGTGGGCAGCAACAGTCATCAG TAATGGCCGGGAGATGGTTCAGGGTTCCAGTGGTCGAGGACACGAGGACTCAGCAGCTGACCAGGAGGCTAACCGCTGGGGACGTAATGGAGGGGACCCCAACCGATTCAGACCCCAAGGACTCCCCAATAACTACTGA